A window from Mangifera indica cultivar Alphonso chromosome 2, CATAS_Mindica_2.1, whole genome shotgun sequence encodes these proteins:
- the LOC123209740 gene encoding auxin efflux carrier component 5-like, producing the protein MIGWEDVYKVVVAMAPLYFALILGYGSVKWWKILKPEQCEAINRLVCFFTLPLFTVEFTAHIDPFQMNYLFIGADAVSKLIILVVLACWAKCSSKGSCSWFITSFSLCTLANTLVVGVPLMKAMYGQMAVDLVVQSSVVQGIFWQTFLLFVLEFQRTCTGTLTAPNSSIEEGSLRDETSSSSRPSFWFLMKVVWLKLAMNPNAYACIVGIAWAFVANRWNFEMPSIMEGSILIMSRAGTGTAMFSMGIFMALQEKLIACGVGLSVFGMVLRFIAGPAAMAIGAIAVGLHGDVLRVAIIQAALPQSIASFVFAKEYGLHADVLSTAVIFGMMVSLPVLIGYYAILGLHFM; encoded by the exons ATGATAGGGTGGGAAGACGTATACAAAGTGGTGGTAGCCATGGCTCCTCTCTACTTTGCACTAATCTTAGGATACGGCTCAGTGAAATGGTGGAAAATCCTCAAACCTGAGCAGTGCGAGGCCATAAACCGCCTGGTCTGTTTCTTCACACTGCCCTTGTTCACCGTCGAGTTCACAGCCCACATCGATCCCTTCCAAATGAACTATCTCTTCATCGGAGCCGACGCCGTTTCAAAGCTCATAATCTTAGTGGTGCTTGCCTGCTGGGCAAAGTGTAGCAGCAAAGGGAGCTGTAGCTGGTTTATAACGAGCTTCTCTTTGTGCACTTTGGCGAATACGCTGGTCGTTGGGGTGCCTTTGATGAAGGCCATGTATGGGCAGATGGCGGTGGACCTTGTGGTGCAATCGTCGGTGGTTCAAGGCATTTTTTGGCAGACGTTTTTGCTGTTTGTGTTGGAGTTTCAGAGGACTTGCACAGGAACTTTAACTGCTCCAAATTCAAGCATTGAAGAGGGGAGCTTGAGGGATGAAACTAGTAGCAGCAGCAGGCCTTCTTTTTGGTTCTTGATGAAGGTGGTGTGGCTGAAACTGGCCATGAACCCTAATGCTTATGCCTGTATCGTTGGCATTGCTTGGGCTTTTGTAGCCAACAG GTGGAATTTTGAGATGCCAAGCATCATGGAAGGATCGATTCTGATCATGTCTAGAGCTGGAACAGGCACTGCCATGTTTAGTATGG GGATCTTCATGGCTTTGCAAGAGAAGTTGATAGCTTGTGGCGTTGGCTTGAGTGTATTTGGGATGGTTTTAAGGTTCATAGCTGGACCAGCGGCCATGGCAATTGGTGCTATTGCCGTGGGTTTGCATGGTGATGTTTTACGTGTTGCTATTATTCag GCTGCACTGCCACAATCTATTGCATCTTTTGTCTTTGCTAAAGAATATGGCCTCCATGCAGATGTGCTTAGCACTGC GGTGATCTTTGGCATGATGGTTTCACTTCCGGTGTTGATCGGATATTATGCAATTCTAGGGTTACATTTTATGTAA
- the LOC123209713 gene encoding auxin efflux carrier component 5-like, whose protein sequence is MIGWEDVYKVVVAMAPLYFALILGYGSVKWWKILKPEQCEAINRLVCFFTLPLFTVEFTAHIDPFQMNYLFIGADAVSKLIILVVLACWAKCSSKGSCSWFITSFSLCTLANTLVVGVPLMKAMYGQMAVDLVVQSSVVQGILWQTFLLFVLEFQRTCTGTLTAPNSSIEEGNLRDETSSSSRPSFWFLMKVVWLKLAMNPNSYACIIGIAWAFVANRWNFEMPSIMEGSILIMSRAGTGTAMFSMGIFMALQEKLIACGVGLSVFGMVLRFIAGPAAMAIGAIAVGLHGDVLRVAIIQAALPQSIASFVFAKEYGLHADVLSTAVIFGMMVSLPVLIGYYAILELH, encoded by the exons ATGATAGGGTGGGAAGACGTATACAAAGTGGTGGTAGCCATGGCTCCTCTCTACTTTGCACTAATCTTAGGATACGGCTCAGTGAAATGGTGGAAAATCCTCAAACCTGAGCAGTGCGAGGCCATAAACCGCCTGGTCTGTTTCTTCACACTGCCCTTGTTCACCGTCGAGTTCACAGCCCACATCGATCCCTTCCAAATGAACTATCTCTTCATCGGAGCCGACGCCGTTTCAAAACTCATAATCTTAGTGGTGCTTGCCTGCTGGGCAAAGTGTAGCAGCAAAGGGAGCTGTAGCTGGTTTATAACGAGCTTCTCTTTGTGCACTTTGGCGAATACGCTGGTCGTTGGGGTGCCTTTGATGAAGGCCATGTATGGGCAGATGGCGGTGGACCTTGTGGTGCAATCGTCGGTGGTTCAAGGCATTCTTTGGCAGACGTTTTTGCTGTTTGTGTTGGAGTTTCAGAGGACTTGCACAGGAACTTTAACTGCTCCAAATTCAAGCATTGAAGAGGGGAACTTGAGGGATGAGACTAGTAGCAGCAGCAGGCCTTCTTTTTGGTTCTTGATGAAGGTGGTGTGGCTGAAACTGGCTATGAACCCTAATTCTTATGCCTGTATCATTGGCATTGCTTGGGCTTTTGTAGCCAACAG GTGGAATTTTGAGATGCCAAGCATCATGGAAGGATCGATTCTGATCATGTCTAGAGCTGGAACAGGCACTGCCATGTTTAGTATGG GGATCTTCATGGCTTTGCAAGAGAAGTTGATAGCTTGTGGCGTTGGCTTGAGTGTATTTGGGATGGTTTTAAGGTTCATAGCTGGACCAGCAGCCATGGCTATTGGTGCTATTGCCGTGGGTTTGCATGGTGATGTTTTACGTGTTGCTATTATTCag GCTGCACTGCCACAATCTATTGCATCTTTTGTCTTTGCTAAAGAATATGGCCTCCATGCAGATGTGCTTAGCACTGC GGTGATCTTTGGCATGATGGTTTCACTTCCGGTGTTGATCGGATATTATGCAATTCTAGAGTTACATTAA
- the LOC123204641 gene encoding uncharacterized protein LOC123204641 — MSPWRMPFFLLFLLILANVITSIEATSLTQENGPSLKEEKRSQESLMVPLREEKFVMMMNETRRKLNSFRICALCTCCGGAKGLCLPSPCCYAINCNIPHRPFGFCSFTPRTCNCFGCHL; from the exons ATGTCTCCCTGGAGAATGCCTTTCTTTCTCTTGTTTCTCCTCATTTTGGCTAATGTGATCACTTCCATTGAAGCAACTTCACTAACCCAA GAAAATGGGCCTTCCTTGAAGGAGGAGAAGAGGAGCCAGGAGAGCTTGATGGTGCCTCTAAGGGAGGAGAAGTTtgtgatgatgatgaatgaAACAAGAAGAAAGCTCAATAGTTTTCGGATATGTGCTCTTTGTACTTGCTGTGGAGGAGCTAAAGGGTTGTGTTTGCCATCTCCTTGTTGCTATGCAATTAATTGCAACATTCCACATAGGCCTTTTGGGTTCTGTTCTTTCACTCCTAGGACCTGCAATTGCTTTGGTTGTCATCTCTGA
- the LOC123208824 gene encoding zinc finger CCCH domain-containing protein ZFN-like isoform X3 — MEFEAGISMSRGGGGVTEGTSLSTSLNQDAMWQMTLRPNEAMESGSYPERPGEPDCSYYIRTGLCRFGATCRFNHPPNRKLAIATARIKGEFPERLGQPECQYYLKTGTCKFGATCKFHHPRDKAGIAGRVSLNVLGYPLRPNEAECAYYLKTGRCKFGGTCKFHHPQPTNMMVSLGGSPVYPTVQSPTTPGQQSYPGGITNWPRASFILSPRWQAPSSYAPLILSQGVVSVPGWNAYSGQLGSVASSENPQQTVGNNQIYGTSRQSEPATSTAGQYSAYRSGSVPVGFYALQREHVFPERPGQPECQFYMKTGDCKFGAVCRFHHPRERLPPVPDCVLSPIGLPLRPRPTWSTFCLNSINWRPKNKVERCCSYYL; from the exons ATGCTATGTGGCAAATGACCTTGAGACCAAATGAAGCAATGGAATCTGGATCCTATCCTGAGCGTCCTGGCGAGCCAGATTGTTCTTACTACATCAGAACAGGCCTTTGTAGATTTGGGGCAACATGTCGATTTAATCATCCTCCTAATCGGAAGCTG GCGATCGCTACTGCAAGGATTAAAGGGGAGTTCCCAGAAAGATTAGGACAACCTGAATGCCAG TACTACCTAAAGACGGGAACTTGCAAGTTTGGAGCAACATGCAAGTTTCATCATCCTAGAGACAAGGCCGGGATTGCTGGAAGAGTCTCTTTAAATGTTTTGGGCTATCCACTTCGCCCG AATGAAGCCGAGTGTgcttattatttaaaaactggACGATGCAAATTTGGAGGCACTTGCAAATTCCACCATCCTCAACCAACCAACATGATGGTTTCATTGGGTGGCTCTCCTGTTTATCCCACTGTTCAATCTCCAACAACTCCTGGTCAACAGTCTTATCCAGGAGGAATTACAAACTGGCCCAGAGCATCTTTTATTCTCAGCCCACGTTGGCAAGCACCTTCTAGTTATGCACCTTTGATTTTATCTCAGGGAGTGGTTTCAGTTCCAGGTTGGAATGCGTACAGT GGTCAGCTGGGGTCAGTTGCTTCTTCTGAGAACCCACAACAAACAGTGGGAAACAATCAAATATATGGCACTTCACGCCAGAGTGAACCCGCAACTTCGACTGCAGGGCAATATTCCGCATACCGTTCTGGTTCAGTCCCTGTAGGGTTTTATGCATTGCAAAGGGAACATGTATTTCCTGAGAGACCTGGCCAGCCTGAATGCCAGTTTTACATGAAGACTGGAGATTGTAAGTTTGGTGCAGTTTGTAGATTCCATCATCCGAGAGAAAGACTACCTCCTGTTCCAGACTGTGTATTGAGCCCCATAGGCCTTCCATTACGTCCG AGGCCTACATGGTCAACATTTTGTTTGAACAGTATAAACTGGAGGCCAAAGAATAAAGTTGAAAGATGCTGTTCATATTACCTCTGA
- the LOC123208824 gene encoding zinc finger CCCH domain-containing protein ZFN-like isoform X2: MEFEAGISMSRGGGGVTEGTSLSTSLNQDAMWQMTLRPNEAMESGSYPERPGEPDCSYYIRTGLCRFGATCRFNHPPNRKLAIATARIKGEFPERLGQPECQYYLKTGTCKFGATCKFHHPRDKAGIAGRVSLNVLGYPLRPNEAECAYYLKTGRCKFGGTCKFHHPQPTNMMVSLGGSPVYPTVQSPTTPGQQSYPGGITNWPRASFILSPRWQAPSSYAPLILSQGVVSVPGWNAYSGQLGSVASSENPQQTVGNNQIYGTSRQSEPATSTAGQYSAYRSGSVPVGFYALQREHVFPERPGQPECQFYMKTGDCKFGAVCRFHHPRERLPPVPDCVLSPIGLPLRPVFVLQRPTWSTFCLNSINWRPKNKVERCCSYYL; this comes from the exons ATGCTATGTGGCAAATGACCTTGAGACCAAATGAAGCAATGGAATCTGGATCCTATCCTGAGCGTCCTGGCGAGCCAGATTGTTCTTACTACATCAGAACAGGCCTTTGTAGATTTGGGGCAACATGTCGATTTAATCATCCTCCTAATCGGAAGCTG GCGATCGCTACTGCAAGGATTAAAGGGGAGTTCCCAGAAAGATTAGGACAACCTGAATGCCAG TACTACCTAAAGACGGGAACTTGCAAGTTTGGAGCAACATGCAAGTTTCATCATCCTAGAGACAAGGCCGGGATTGCTGGAAGAGTCTCTTTAAATGTTTTGGGCTATCCACTTCGCCCG AATGAAGCCGAGTGTgcttattatttaaaaactggACGATGCAAATTTGGAGGCACTTGCAAATTCCACCATCCTCAACCAACCAACATGATGGTTTCATTGGGTGGCTCTCCTGTTTATCCCACTGTTCAATCTCCAACAACTCCTGGTCAACAGTCTTATCCAGGAGGAATTACAAACTGGCCCAGAGCATCTTTTATTCTCAGCCCACGTTGGCAAGCACCTTCTAGTTATGCACCTTTGATTTTATCTCAGGGAGTGGTTTCAGTTCCAGGTTGGAATGCGTACAGT GGTCAGCTGGGGTCAGTTGCTTCTTCTGAGAACCCACAACAAACAGTGGGAAACAATCAAATATATGGCACTTCACGCCAGAGTGAACCCGCAACTTCGACTGCAGGGCAATATTCCGCATACCGTTCTGGTTCAGTCCCTGTAGGGTTTTATGCATTGCAAAGGGAACATGTATTTCCTGAGAGACCTGGCCAGCCTGAATGCCAGTTTTACATGAAGACTGGAGATTGTAAGTTTGGTGCAGTTTGTAGATTCCATCATCCGAGAGAAAGACTACCTCCTGTTCCAGACTGTGTATTGAGCCCCATAGGCCTTCCATTACGTCCG GTTTTTGTCTTGCAGAGGCCTACATGGTCAACATTTTGTTTGAACAGTATAAACTGGAGGCCAAAGAATAAAGTTGAAAGATGCTGTTCATATTACCTCTGA
- the LOC123208824 gene encoding zinc finger CCCH domain-containing protein ZFN-like isoform X1, translating to MEFEAGISMSRGGGGVTEGTSLSTSLNQDAMWQMTLRPNEAMESGSYPERPGEPDCSYYIRTGLCRFGATCRFNHPPNRKLAIATARIKGEFPERLGQPECQYYLKTGTCKFGATCKFHHPRDKAGIAGRVSLNVLGYPLRPNEAECAYYLKTGRCKFGGTCKFHHPQPTNMMVSLGGSPVYPTVQSPTTPGQQSYPGGITNWPRASFILSPRWQAPSSYAPLILSQGVVSVPGWNAYSGQLGSVASSENPQQTVGNNQIYGTSRQSEPATSTAGQYSAYRSGSVPVGFYALQREHVFPERPGQPECQFYMKTGDCKFGAVCRFHHPRERLPPVPDCVLSPIGLPLRPGEPLCIFYSRYGICKFGPSCKFDHPMEIFAYNLSASSSADASA from the exons ATGCTATGTGGCAAATGACCTTGAGACCAAATGAAGCAATGGAATCTGGATCCTATCCTGAGCGTCCTGGCGAGCCAGATTGTTCTTACTACATCAGAACAGGCCTTTGTAGATTTGGGGCAACATGTCGATTTAATCATCCTCCTAATCGGAAGCTG GCGATCGCTACTGCAAGGATTAAAGGGGAGTTCCCAGAAAGATTAGGACAACCTGAATGCCAG TACTACCTAAAGACGGGAACTTGCAAGTTTGGAGCAACATGCAAGTTTCATCATCCTAGAGACAAGGCCGGGATTGCTGGAAGAGTCTCTTTAAATGTTTTGGGCTATCCACTTCGCCCG AATGAAGCCGAGTGTgcttattatttaaaaactggACGATGCAAATTTGGAGGCACTTGCAAATTCCACCATCCTCAACCAACCAACATGATGGTTTCATTGGGTGGCTCTCCTGTTTATCCCACTGTTCAATCTCCAACAACTCCTGGTCAACAGTCTTATCCAGGAGGAATTACAAACTGGCCCAGAGCATCTTTTATTCTCAGCCCACGTTGGCAAGCACCTTCTAGTTATGCACCTTTGATTTTATCTCAGGGAGTGGTTTCAGTTCCAGGTTGGAATGCGTACAGT GGTCAGCTGGGGTCAGTTGCTTCTTCTGAGAACCCACAACAAACAGTGGGAAACAATCAAATATATGGCACTTCACGCCAGAGTGAACCCGCAACTTCGACTGCAGGGCAATATTCCGCATACCGTTCTGGTTCAGTCCCTGTAGGGTTTTATGCATTGCAAAGGGAACATGTATTTCCTGAGAGACCTGGCCAGCCTGAATGCCAGTTTTACATGAAGACTGGAGATTGTAAGTTTGGTGCAGTTTGTAGATTCCATCATCCGAGAGAAAGACTACCTCCTGTTCCAGACTGTGTATTGAGCCCCATAGGCCTTCCATTACGTCCG GGAGAACCTTTGTGCATCTTCTATTCACGTTATGGTATTTGCAAGTTTGGTCCAAGTTGCAAGTTTGACCACCCTATGGAAATTTTCGCATATAATCTATCTGCATCATCGTCAGCTGATGCGTCTGCTTGA